A genomic window from Synechococcus sp. CBW1107 includes:
- a CDS encoding transposase produces MTLTHSGASELSQLMEGTTAGALIPEIVRRGFQDLLEAEVSALTGAQLHERCPDQRSTHRNGYRERLLTTQVGDLSLAIPRLRQGSFFPSWLEPRRRVDKALYAVVMEAYTGGISTRVKRHPLLVLRRHENWST; encoded by the coding sequence ATGACCCTCACCCATAGTGGCGCCTCCGAGCTGAGCCAGCTCATGGAGGGCACCACCGCTGGCGCCCTGATCCCAGAGATCGTGCGCCGGGGTTTCCAGGACCTGCTGGAAGCCGAGGTTTCTGCCCTCACGGGCGCTCAACTCCATGAGCGCTGCCCCGATCAGCGCTCCACCCATCGCAACGGCTACCGGGAGCGGCTGCTCACCACCCAGGTGGGCGACCTCAGCCTGGCCATTCCCAGGTTGCGGCAGGGCAGCTTCTTTCCCAGCTGGCTGGAGCCACGCCGCCGGGTGGACAAGGCGCTCTACGCCGTGGTGATGGAGGCCTACACCGGCGGGATCTCCACCCGTGTCAAGCGACATCCGCTTTTGGTCCTCCGGCGACACGAAAACTGGTCCACCTGA